In a genomic window of Pedobacter sp. KBS0701:
- a CDS encoding YafY family protein, whose translation MDITKRFDRILQIFFLLQSKSVVTTDELQKRFEISLRTIYRDLKALEIAGIPIVNESGSGYSIMEGFRLQPSRFSQEEILSLMVAEKVMQKHETQFVKKHFEAALIKIKSSFQVNQKRDFLHLEDTIHLKNDLKSKDYLPNIIDVLLNSTLRKKITHIDYLKSGDIHTVGRSVEPIGVFYEHSLWYLLAYCHLRKDYRNFRLDRVKKVMMLEENFTIAHPPINEFRDKDICENITKIEIRVDRKYAHFLYWERQIFGFTSEEISDDFVVMYFDCSLSEVSFVRWFVKFVDAAEIIAPAHLNNELVEIMESGLKRIKNKEVIS comes from the coding sequence ATGGATATTACCAAAAGATTTGACCGGATACTACAGATATTTTTTCTATTGCAATCTAAATCTGTAGTCACTACAGATGAATTACAAAAGCGATTCGAAATCAGTTTAAGAACGATTTACAGGGATTTAAAAGCCCTGGAGATTGCCGGTATTCCGATCGTAAATGAATCAGGATCTGGCTATTCGATTATGGAAGGGTTTAGGCTGCAGCCATCAAGGTTTAGTCAGGAAGAGATTCTCAGTTTAATGGTTGCCGAAAAAGTGATGCAGAAACACGAAACCCAATTTGTTAAAAAACATTTTGAGGCAGCACTTATCAAAATAAAAAGCTCTTTTCAGGTGAATCAAAAAAGAGATTTCCTGCATTTAGAAGACACCATACATCTTAAAAACGACTTAAAATCTAAGGATTATCTGCCCAACATTATTGATGTTTTACTCAACAGCACCTTAAGGAAAAAGATAACCCATATCGATTACCTCAAAAGTGGTGATATTCATACGGTTGGCAGATCTGTTGAACCCATCGGTGTATTCTACGAACATAGTCTTTGGTATCTTTTAGCCTATTGCCATTTGAGGAAAGATTACCGCAATTTTAGATTAGACAGGGTTAAAAAAGTTATGATGCTTGAAGAAAACTTCACCATTGCACACCCGCCAATTAACGAATTCAGGGATAAAGACATATGCGAAAATATAACTAAAATCGAAATCAGGGTAGACCGGAAGTATGCCCATTTTCTATATTGGGAACGACAGATTTTCGGATTTACAAGCGAAGAAATTTCGGATGATTTTGTGGTCATGTATTTCGACTGTTCTCTTTCTGAAGTTTCTTTTGTGCGCTGGTTTGTTAAATTTGTTGATGCGGCCGAAATTATAGCACCAGCCCATTTGAATAATGAACTGGTTGAGATAATGGAATCTGGTTTGAAGAGAATAAAAAACAAAGAGGTTATATCGTAA
- a CDS encoding DinB family protein, whose product MAQQLEVWQRGPLPEIIPMLQPVAHALLQAREEINEYMVEFPIELLWQRPAGMASTGFHLQHLSGVLDRVFTYARAESLSEFQFAQLAEEGKDSAAGYTVADLVNRFNKQVDLALAQIKSTDAITLPDYRGVGRAGLPSTVIGLLFHAAEHTMRHVGQLMVTVAVVKNYKEV is encoded by the coding sequence ATGGCGCAACAATTAGAAGTTTGGCAAAGAGGGCCACTGCCTGAAATTATCCCGATGTTACAACCTGTAGCACATGCCTTATTACAAGCAAGAGAAGAGATTAATGAGTATATGGTCGAATTCCCAATCGAACTGCTTTGGCAACGCCCCGCCGGAATGGCATCTACAGGTTTTCATCTTCAGCATTTAAGTGGAGTGCTTGATCGGGTATTTACTTATGCCAGGGCAGAAAGTCTTTCTGAATTTCAGTTTGCCCAGTTGGCTGAAGAGGGTAAAGATTCGGCAGCGGGATATACCGTGGCAGATCTTGTTAACCGTTTCAATAAACAGGTAGATCTTGCATTAGCGCAGATCAAAAGTACAGATGCGATCACATTGCCCGATTATAGAGGCGTAGGTCGCGCCGGACTTCCTTCAACTGTTATCGGTTTGTTGTTCCATGCAGCAGAGCATACTATGCGCCATGTAGGGCAACTGATGGTTACCGTAGCCGTAGTGAAGAATTATAAAGAAGTTTAA
- a CDS encoding YdeI family protein — translation MDCEIAENKVKDIETFRPGSIEEWRNWLMEHHDFKSSVWLVYSKKGSGLPSITWSEAVDEALCFGWIDSLKKSIDSDTFMQFFCKRKANSVWSKINKEKVKRLLAQKLIAKAGLETIKKAKKDGSWVALDVVETLKIPKDLALEFKNSKDAKIFFLSLSKSAKKAILQWIVMAKKKAETRQNRILELVKSSSENVLPKQFLR, via the coding sequence ATGGATTGCGAAATAGCGGAAAATAAAGTAAAGGATATAGAAACTTTTCGTCCAGGGAGCATTGAAGAATGGCGGAACTGGCTGATGGAGCATCACGATTTTAAATCGTCGGTTTGGCTTGTTTACAGCAAGAAAGGTTCCGGTTTGCCAAGCATTACCTGGAGCGAAGCTGTAGATGAGGCCCTTTGTTTCGGTTGGATAGACAGTTTAAAAAAGTCAATAGATAGCGATACGTTTATGCAGTTTTTCTGTAAACGGAAAGCCAATAGCGTTTGGTCGAAAATCAATAAGGAAAAGGTAAAGCGCCTGTTGGCACAAAAACTTATCGCAAAAGCAGGTTTAGAAACCATTAAAAAGGCCAAAAAAGATGGGTCATGGGTAGCTTTAGATGTAGTAGAAACACTTAAAATACCTAAAGATTTAGCCTTAGAATTTAAAAACAGTAAAGACGCGAAGATTTTTTTCCTTAGCTTAAGTAAATCTGCTAAGAAAGCCATCTTACAGTGGATCGTAATGGCAAAAAAAAAAGCAGAAACCCGGCAAAACAGAATTCTTGAACTTGTAAAATCCTCATCAGAAAACGTATTGCCAAAGCAATTTCTCCGCTAG
- a CDS encoding DinB family protein, with amino-acid sequence MSATMITKSELLQHWLGHRKLTRKTIEKFPEKELFEFSIGEMRPFSALIKELLSIDVPGLKEMVTRETAPFSHDLPLNSKEELLTKWDEDTPKIVEYFNQISEDQLHETIKLFGQYEFSIISHLLYFIDNEIHHRGQGFVYLRALGIEPPFFWDRY; translated from the coding sequence ATGTCAGCAACTATGATTACTAAAAGCGAATTACTACAACATTGGTTAGGCCATAGAAAACTAACCCGAAAAACCATTGAAAAATTTCCTGAAAAAGAATTATTTGAATTTTCAATCGGCGAGATGAGACCTTTTTCGGCATTAATTAAAGAGTTATTATCGATTGATGTTCCTGGTTTAAAAGAAATGGTGACCAGAGAGACAGCTCCTTTTAGTCATGATCTTCCGCTTAATAGTAAAGAAGAACTACTAACAAAATGGGATGAGGATACCCCAAAAATTGTGGAATACTTTAACCAAATCTCTGAGGATCAGCTTCACGAAACAATTAAATTATTCGGGCAATACGAGTTTTCGATCATTAGCCACCTTTTGTATTTCATTGATAACGAAATACACCACCGCGGACAAGGCTTTGTATATTTAAGGGCATTAGGCATTGAGCCTCCATTTTTCTGGGACCGTTATTAA
- a CDS encoding acyltransferase family protein, whose protein sequence is MHYHCFPLIVYLGASGVLQTQREHRICKFLGDVSYPLYLVHYPLVYFYVAWISNHKGTTIVHAWPYALLILAGSIVLAYTALKWYDEPVRKWLRKKFA, encoded by the coding sequence ATGCATTATCATTGTTTTCCGCTTATCGTGTACCTTGGCGCCAGCGGCGTGCTGCAAACGCAAAGAGAGCACAGGATATGCAAATTTTTAGGTGATGTATCTTATCCACTTTACCTGGTACATTATCCTTTGGTTTATTTTTACGTGGCCTGGATCAGTAACCATAAAGGCACTACAATTGTACATGCCTGGCCGTATGCCTTACTTATTTTAGCTGGCAGCATTGTTTTGGCATACACCGCCTTAAAGTGGTATGACGAGCCGGTGCGTAAATGGTTGCGAAAAAAGTTTGCATAA
- a CDS encoding SDR family NAD(P)-dependent oxidoreductase translates to MDLQLKHKTAFISGSTAGIGFAIAESLLKEGVKVIINGRSQSSVDAAVKLLQGIAGNEFISGIAADFSKADEVSNLIDKLPEIDILINNAGIFEPKAFEDISDEDWFRFFEVNVMSGIRLSRQLFPKMLKKNWGRIIFISSESAVFIPDEMIHYGMTKTAQLAVSRGLAELTQGTEVTVNSILPGPTKSKGVGGFIEDLAKNGNITIAEVEADFFKNMRPTSLLQRFLDVSEIANAVAFYASPLASGTNGAAIRVEGGLVRSIL, encoded by the coding sequence ATGGATTTACAATTAAAGCATAAAACAGCTTTTATAAGTGGCTCTACTGCTGGGATCGGATTTGCAATTGCCGAAAGTTTATTAAAAGAAGGTGTAAAAGTGATTATCAATGGCCGGTCGCAAAGCAGTGTAGATGCTGCAGTGAAATTGCTGCAAGGTATTGCCGGGAACGAATTTATTTCGGGCATCGCTGCCGATTTTTCGAAAGCTGATGAAGTAAGTAACCTGATTGATAAACTACCGGAGATTGATATACTGATCAATAACGCTGGCATTTTTGAGCCTAAAGCTTTTGAAGACATCAGTGATGAAGATTGGTTTAGGTTTTTTGAAGTCAATGTAATGAGCGGAATCAGGTTGTCGCGGCAGTTATTCCCTAAAATGTTAAAGAAAAATTGGGGCAGGATTATTTTTATCTCCAGCGAATCGGCAGTATTTATTCCGGATGAAATGATCCACTACGGGATGACTAAAACTGCACAGCTGGCGGTTAGCCGTGGCCTGGCAGAATTAACTCAAGGTACAGAAGTAACCGTCAATTCAATTTTGCCCGGCCCAACCAAATCAAAAGGGGTTGGTGGTTTTATTGAAGATTTAGCCAAAAATGGAAACATTACCATTGCTGAGGTAGAAGCCGATTTCTTTAAGAACATGAGACCTACTTCATTACTGCAACGCTTTCTTGATGTTAGTGAGATAGCAAATGCAGTTGCTTTTTATGCAAGTCCATTAGCCTCGGGAACCAATGGTGCTGCCATTAGGGTAGAAGGCGGTTTGGTAAGATCGATATTGTAG